One Vibrio pomeroyi genomic region harbors:
- a CDS encoding MFS transporter → MKQTQRESLGTGRLLLMSSAVSATAANLYYNQPILPKIGAELGLSSEQLGSIPAAGQIGYAAALLFLSPLGDKLPRKQLISILSVLLVLSSLVASNASSLLAMVFACFAIGLSANITQQLIPFAASLSTPETKGRVIGTLMTGLTVGILLSRTISGFVGEQYGWRAVFIMSAVLASLFGVLLYVFLPSNKPTNNMPYLELVASMATLVKQHAILRKSALTGALWFASFNALWATLALHVSEAPFNYNAQQAGLFGVVALAGVIGAKVSGAIVSKFGSRKMINMALVLIVVGFAVSGLFGDHLMGLIVGIILIDLGVFSAQVSNQVRVFSIDPQAQSRINGIYMLGYYLGGAFGSFAGVLSFEHFGWHGVAVFSALIVVASLVVNNRKDKGTATQAEFNV, encoded by the coding sequence ATGAAACAAACTCAAAGAGAATCACTAGGCACAGGTCGTTTACTGTTAATGTCTAGTGCAGTATCTGCAACAGCCGCCAACCTTTACTACAACCAACCAATATTGCCGAAAATTGGTGCTGAACTGGGTTTATCAAGTGAGCAGCTCGGCTCTATTCCAGCTGCGGGTCAGATAGGATATGCAGCGGCATTATTGTTTCTCTCGCCATTAGGGGACAAGTTACCACGTAAGCAACTCATCTCGATTCTTTCTGTATTGCTTGTTTTATCTTCATTAGTGGCTTCAAACGCTTCCAGTTTGTTAGCAATGGTGTTTGCTTGTTTTGCTATTGGTCTCAGCGCGAACATTACTCAACAGCTTATCCCTTTTGCGGCCTCTTTAAGTACGCCTGAAACCAAAGGGAGAGTGATCGGTACCTTAATGACAGGTTTAACCGTTGGTATTTTGCTTTCTCGTACCATTAGTGGCTTTGTCGGAGAACAATACGGCTGGCGCGCGGTGTTTATTATGTCTGCCGTTTTAGCATCATTGTTTGGTGTATTGCTTTACGTGTTTTTGCCGTCCAATAAACCGACTAATAACATGCCTTATCTTGAGCTCGTGGCGAGCATGGCGACGTTAGTAAAACAGCATGCGATTTTACGAAAATCAGCGCTGACTGGTGCGTTGTGGTTTGCTTCATTTAATGCGCTTTGGGCAACGTTGGCATTGCACGTGAGTGAAGCGCCGTTCAATTACAACGCTCAACAGGCAGGTTTGTTCGGTGTGGTGGCATTGGCGGGTGTGATTGGTGCAAAGGTATCTGGCGCGATTGTGAGTAAGTTCGGCTCTCGCAAGATGATCAACATGGCGTTGGTTTTGATTGTGGTTGGCTTTGCGGTTTCAGGCCTGTTCGGCGATCACTTAATGGGTCTCATTGTTGGCATCATTCTAATCGACTTAGGCGTGTTCAGTGCACAGGTCTCTAACCAAGTTCGCGTGTTTTCTATCGACCCGCAAGCGCAAAGTCGTATCAATGGTATTTACATGCTGGGTTACTATTTAGGTGGCGCGTTTGGTTCGTTTGCTGGCGTGTTGTCGTTTGAACACTTTGGTTGGCATGGCGTTGCGGTATTCAGTGCTCTGATAGTCGTCGCCAGCTTGGTGGTCAATAACCGAAAAGACAAAGGCACTGCGACTCAGGCTGAGTTTAATGTCTAA
- a CDS encoding DMT family transporter gives MSQHHPIQGASWMLTAGLAFAVINSLTQIASIHFGLTSTTVAVIQYSIALFAILPYLKTLGIRRALKTDNLKLHVFRVFLSVIGIQLWIWALAYPVPIWQGIALLMTSPLFATIGSGLFLKEKVGAARWGATLAGFAGAMVILEPWAEDFSWATLLPVGAAFFWACYSLMVKKLSSQDSPSTMVVYLLLLITPFNILLAVPDWQMPSGGTIWAILIVIGVMTALAQWAIVKAYSVADASFVQPFDHAKLPLNVLAGWLVFSWVPPGRLWLGAAIIIASVAFITHWETKKPTKVKKV, from the coding sequence ATGTCACAACACCATCCGATTCAAGGCGCTAGCTGGATGCTAACCGCTGGTTTAGCCTTTGCTGTCATTAACAGCCTTACTCAAATCGCTAGCATTCATTTCGGACTTACTTCTACTACCGTTGCCGTCATTCAGTATTCAATTGCATTGTTCGCCATCCTTCCTTACTTGAAAACGTTAGGAATTCGCCGCGCACTAAAAACTGATAATCTCAAGCTACACGTATTCCGTGTCTTCTTATCTGTTATCGGTATCCAACTTTGGATTTGGGCGCTGGCCTACCCTGTGCCGATTTGGCAAGGCATAGCCCTTCTTATGACTTCGCCACTGTTTGCAACCATAGGTTCAGGGCTTTTCCTAAAAGAGAAAGTTGGCGCAGCTCGTTGGGGGGCAACTTTGGCAGGTTTCGCTGGTGCTATGGTCATTCTCGAACCGTGGGCCGAAGATTTTAGTTGGGCTACATTACTACCCGTTGGTGCAGCTTTCTTCTGGGCATGCTACTCACTGATGGTGAAAAAGCTCTCTTCTCAAGACAGCCCTTCAACCATGGTGGTTTACCTTCTTCTATTGATTACACCGTTTAACATCTTGCTGGCCGTTCCTGATTGGCAAATGCCAAGTGGCGGCACTATTTGGGCTATCTTAATCGTTATCGGTGTTATGACAGCACTGGCTCAGTGGGCTATTGTAAAAGCATACTCGGTGGCTGATGCCTCTTTCGTTCAACCGTTTGATCACGCGAAATTACCACTTAATGTCTTAGCTGGTTGGCTGGTATTCAGTTGGGTTCCACCAGGTCGTTTATGGCTAGGGGCTGCGATTATCATTGCGTCTGTTGCGTTCATTACCCATTGGGAAACGAAAAAACCGACGAAAGTTAAGAAAGTTTAA
- a CDS encoding DsbA family protein gives MKKHLISALILGSLMSTNAFAELSKEQTQQLEEINQFLKENPSTISGLHTSLEQYVAGQAQAKKAQAESHDWLYNNDAHPITGNPDGKSVIINFTDYNCPFCKRLEKGLVQLASENSDIKIINVYLSFKQQQVSGLNTNAALYAMKVWKDNPEAFPEVDRLLMAKSGSHTKSSLQAVAKKTGTEAQLETTTEQSNTLMTNHQTFSALGLTGTPTLMMNGQVLPGYVPYDRLKDIVDDAF, from the coding sequence ATGAAAAAACATCTGATTAGCGCACTGATTTTAGGCTCACTGATGAGCACCAATGCCTTCGCTGAACTAAGCAAAGAACAAACCCAACAACTTGAAGAAATTAATCAGTTTCTGAAGGAAAACCCTTCGACTATTTCGGGTTTGCATACCAGCTTAGAGCAGTATGTGGCCGGCCAAGCGCAAGCGAAGAAAGCTCAAGCAGAAAGCCATGATTGGTTGTACAACAATGACGCTCACCCAATTACAGGAAATCCGGATGGCAAATCGGTAATCATCAACTTCACCGACTACAACTGTCCTTTCTGTAAACGTTTGGAAAAAGGTTTAGTTCAATTAGCCTCAGAAAACAGTGACATCAAGATCATCAATGTCTACCTGTCGTTTAAGCAGCAACAAGTGAGCGGTCTTAATACCAATGCGGCGCTATACGCGATGAAGGTATGGAAAGACAACCCGGAAGCCTTCCCTGAAGTCGATCGATTACTGATGGCGAAAAGCGGCAGTCACACAAAATCGTCACTCCAAGCGGTAGCGAAAAAAACAGGCACTGAAGCGCAGTTAGAGACAACGACAGAACAAAGCAACACGTTAATGACTAACCACCAAACCTTTAGCGCACTAGGCTTAACAGGTACACCAACGCTAATGATGAATGGTCAGGTCTTACCGGGGTATGTGCCTTACGACCGACTAAAAGACATTGTGGATGACGCTTTCTAA
- a CDS encoding protein-disulfide reductase DsbD family protein, with protein sequence MRTCAKTIVTAILVMTSFNALAQTTGWLSVPEHPPVKMRMMSTGEQSDDGSKIQTVLDVVLDGDWKTYWRSPGEGGIPPSWDWSGSTNIESVEWHWPIPKYYEQLDVMTLGYKKHVSFPVTLTLKDNTKPAIFKASFTFPSCTNICVLTDYDIELPIDPQTLELDEEAMFLFNQGMSQSPREANRTSVNGLFWDKSKQQLVTQLTSKEGWDKPMVLIDGQEVIDDFFSQPTVHITDNTMTAVFDVSNWIGDVDLTDRTVSVTVSDTNFAEEMTAQVGSEPIAYQSSNTSFIAMIGFALIGGLILNIMPCVLPVLGMKLNSIIQNQGASNRHIRISFLASAMGVITSFALLALGMTVLKVGGNAIGWGIQFQNVWFIGFMLIITLLFSTNLLGLFEFRLPSGLNTWMATKGDDSHSGHFVQGMFATLLATPCSAPFLGTAVAYALGASYQELWAIFIALGIGMSAPWLIFALFPSLTKLLPKPGAWMFKVKLVFGLMMFITSLWLTSLLSPFIGKSPTILLSLFIVISVLVWIGMKLGRKVLIPIMATTTLMFGAALIVGSVTADNWATPIVDDLAWQKLDAKQIPQLIDEGKTVFVDVTAEWCITCKANKIGVILQDPVYSHLHQEDIVLMKGDWTTPSESVTQYLQSNGRFGVPFNIVYGPSYKSGIPLPVILDSDTVVQAIDAAR encoded by the coding sequence ATGCGTACATGCGCGAAAACTATAGTCACTGCCATTTTGGTCATGACATCATTTAATGCTTTAGCACAGACTACAGGCTGGCTTAGCGTGCCTGAACACCCTCCAGTCAAAATGCGAATGATGTCGACAGGTGAACAGTCGGATGACGGTTCTAAGATTCAAACCGTGCTGGATGTCGTGCTCGACGGCGACTGGAAAACCTATTGGCGCAGCCCAGGCGAAGGTGGCATACCTCCAAGCTGGGACTGGTCTGGTTCAACAAACATTGAGTCGGTAGAGTGGCATTGGCCAATTCCGAAGTACTACGAGCAGCTAGACGTAATGACGTTGGGCTACAAAAAGCACGTCAGCTTTCCGGTCACACTCACACTGAAAGACAACACTAAGCCAGCCATCTTCAAGGCTTCGTTCACCTTTCCGTCGTGCACGAATATCTGCGTGTTAACCGATTACGACATCGAACTGCCGATCGACCCACAAACATTAGAGCTCGATGAAGAAGCTATGTTCTTGTTCAATCAAGGCATGAGCCAGTCACCACGCGAAGCAAACCGAACTTCAGTAAATGGTCTGTTTTGGGACAAGAGCAAGCAGCAACTGGTGACTCAGCTGACGAGTAAAGAAGGCTGGGATAAGCCAATGGTATTGATTGATGGCCAAGAAGTGATTGACGATTTCTTCTCTCAGCCAACTGTTCATATCACAGACAACACAATGACGGCCGTTTTCGATGTGAGTAACTGGATTGGTGACGTCGACTTAACGGATCGCACCGTTAGCGTCACGGTTTCAGATACTAACTTTGCTGAAGAGATGACGGCTCAGGTTGGCTCAGAGCCTATTGCCTATCAATCAAGCAATACTAGCTTTATTGCGATGATTGGCTTTGCCTTAATTGGTGGCTTGATCCTTAATATCATGCCGTGTGTTTTACCTGTATTAGGAATGAAGCTAAACAGCATCATTCAAAATCAAGGTGCATCAAACCGGCACATCCGAATCTCATTCCTAGCATCGGCTATGGGTGTCATCACCTCGTTTGCACTCTTAGCTTTAGGCATGACAGTGCTCAAAGTGGGCGGTAATGCGATTGGTTGGGGAATCCAATTCCAAAACGTTTGGTTTATCGGGTTTATGCTGATCATTACCCTACTGTTCTCAACCAACCTACTTGGTTTATTCGAATTCAGACTGCCATCGGGTTTAAACACATGGATGGCAACCAAAGGCGATGACTCACACTCAGGTCACTTTGTTCAAGGTATGTTTGCCACGCTGTTAGCAACACCTTGTAGTGCACCATTCCTGGGAACCGCCGTCGCTTACGCGCTAGGCGCAAGCTACCAAGAGCTGTGGGCGATCTTCATCGCACTTGGTATTGGTATGAGCGCACCTTGGCTTATTTTCGCTCTGTTCCCGAGCCTCACCAAACTGCTACCAAAACCGGGCGCTTGGATGTTCAAGGTTAAGCTGGTATTTGGCTTAATGATGTTCATCACCAGCCTGTGGTTAACAAGCCTACTTAGCCCATTCATTGGCAAGTCCCCAACCATCTTGCTGTCACTGTTTATCGTGATTTCAGTACTGGTTTGGATTGGCATGAAATTAGGTCGTAAAGTACTTATACCTATCATGGCAACCACTACCTTGATGTTTGGTGCAGCTCTAATTGTCGGTAGTGTTACAGCAGATAACTGGGCGACACCTATCGTTGATGATCTTGCTTGGCAAAAGCTGGATGCGAAACAAATTCCTCAATTGATCGATGAAGGTAAAACCGTATTTGTCGATGTGACAGCTGAATGGTGTATCACCTGTAAGGCGAACAAGATCGGCGTGATTCTTCAAGATCCGGTTTACAGTCACCTACATCAAGAAGACATTGTTTTGATGAAAGGCGATTGGACAACACCAAGTGAAAGCGTCACTCAATACTTACAAAGTAACGGACGATTTGGTGTGCCATTTAATATCGTGTATGGCCCAAGCTATAAAAGCGGTATTCCACTGCCCGTGATTCTGGACAGTGACACTGTCGTTCAAGCCATCGATGCTGCGAGGTAA
- a CDS encoding protein disulfide oxidoreductase has product MKTPNNEEKPNTTKDQPVKGEAKKPSRLKKWGKELVSMILIVAVVSFAMDFYHSRSMPQGDAIPIVGQSLQGEDIDVIELSKNGKPIIVYFWATWCGACKFVSPTVNSFNDSHQVVTVALSSGPDERVQRYLDAKEYDFPVINDLSGSISRSWGVNVTPSIVIIKDGKISSIATGVTSPIGLWLRAYFA; this is encoded by the coding sequence ATGAAGACTCCCAACAATGAAGAGAAGCCCAACACGACCAAAGACCAGCCTGTAAAGGGTGAGGCGAAAAAGCCAAGTCGTCTTAAAAAGTGGGGAAAGGAACTGGTCTCAATGATACTGATCGTTGCCGTGGTTTCATTTGCTATGGATTTTTATCACAGCAGAAGCATGCCTCAAGGAGATGCGATTCCAATCGTAGGTCAATCACTGCAAGGTGAGGATATTGATGTTATCGAGCTCAGTAAAAACGGTAAGCCTATCATTGTCTATTTTTGGGCAACTTGGTGTGGTGCTTGCAAGTTCGTGAGCCCAACCGTCAATAGCTTCAATGACTCTCACCAAGTCGTTACGGTCGCCCTTTCATCAGGACCCGATGAACGAGTGCAACGCTACTTGGATGCAAAAGAGTATGACTTCCCTGTGATCAATGATCTTTCTGGGTCAATCAGCAGAAGTTGGGGCGTCAATGTCACTCCAAGCATCGTCATCATCAAAGACGGAAAGATCAGCAGTATCGCAACTGGCGTGACTTCCCCTATCGGACTGTGGTTAAGAGCCTATTTTGCATAA
- a CDS encoding porin, with protein sequence MKKAVLASAVVAALVSGSSLAATVYSSDGTELKIGGRAEFRGDFIGTSKGAEIEGSMSDETRFRLNIGGKTQLTDSVSAFGFYEAEQGTGDNTFNNRYMYAGVDFDGQAVSFGRQDMASVIVSDFTDITEFSGVQQVFDAASDKEDGVIAYRGGFDALQLEATYKTNSEKDSDGYGISGVYSLPFGLDLGLAYSGEDLGAGNGSADQILAGLAYSLDNLYLAATYSTGDVNDKAVLIQDKSFTAMEFAAQYKFTKQISAAVVYTYQEDEAANGSTADSVDGIELAGYYKLNSNFRTYVAYYLNGLDEAKDANGLVTAGEDTLRLGVRYDF encoded by the coding sequence ATGAAAAAGGCAGTTCTAGCTTCTGCAGTGGTAGCAGCACTAGTTTCAGGTTCATCTCTAGCAGCAACAGTTTACAGCTCTGACGGTACTGAGCTTAAGATTGGCGGTCGTGCTGAATTCCGTGGTGACTTCATTGGAACGTCGAAAGGCGCTGAAATTGAAGGTTCGATGAGCGATGAAACTCGTTTCCGTCTGAACATTGGCGGTAAAACTCAACTGACTGACTCTGTTTCTGCTTTCGGCTTTTATGAAGCGGAACAAGGTACTGGCGATAACACGTTTAATAACCGTTACATGTACGCTGGTGTTGATTTCGATGGCCAGGCGGTTTCTTTTGGTCGCCAAGACATGGCTTCAGTAATCGTTTCTGATTTTACGGATATCACTGAGTTCTCTGGTGTTCAACAAGTATTCGATGCAGCATCTGATAAAGAAGATGGCGTTATTGCATACCGTGGCGGTTTTGATGCACTTCAGTTAGAAGCAACTTACAAAACAAACAGCGAAAAAGACTCTGATGGTTACGGGATTTCTGGTGTTTACTCACTACCATTCGGCCTAGACCTTGGTTTAGCGTACTCTGGTGAAGACCTAGGTGCGGGTAACGGTAGTGCCGACCAAATCCTAGCTGGTCTAGCGTACTCTTTAGATAACCTTTACCTAGCAGCGACATATTCAACAGGTGATGTAAATGATAAAGCAGTCTTAATTCAGGATAAGTCGTTTACCGCTATGGAATTTGCAGCACAATACAAATTCACTAAACAAATCTCAGCTGCGGTTGTTTACACGTATCAAGAAGACGAAGCAGCAAACGGCTCTACAGCAGACTCTGTTGACGGCATCGAGCTAGCTGGTTACTACAAGTTAAACAGCAACTTCCGTACATATGTTGCATATTACCTTAATGGCTTAGATGAAGCTAAAGATGCAAATGGTCTAGTTACTGCTGGCGAAGACACTCTTCGTCTAGGTGTACGTTATGACTTCTAA
- a CDS encoding mechanosensitive ion channel family protein has product MMKVWRCLLLMLAFVAFGSYAQSVEKIAQVQDQLMLDLATLETAHDAEKPFLEDILRRKNQGLREDIFTQLSSDKKEELNIVLAQQVELLQKLLSLNDIKIVSMSKENRSTEGDAKKRLELRIQKRIGMMDVYYQQLAKTLDWSKERGIDVAVPEADLKTALVARSKYLTNAILYTDTQRQDLEARLSFVNEEEKAVIKKELERFSERTSVMVVSLEETITLMEPFGVDVTSYKRVLLATTGDINADVLDVDVALELLDGWLRSFSSWAFENTPSFIVKLALFLGILYVTRLIANVARKTVRKSVSHSKMDFSVLMQDFFVSIASKAVVFVGLLIALSQIGIELAPLLTGFGVAGVIIGFALQDTLSNFASGLMILIYRPYDVGDMVKVAGVQGTVKDMSLVSTTVQTIDNQRLVIPNNKIWGDVINNITAERVRRVDMVFGIGYSDDIDKAKAVLNDIIIAHPLVLKKPEHMIKLHTLNTSSVDFVVRPWVKTDDYWDVYWDVTETVKKRFDEEGITIPFPQRDVHIYNHEES; this is encoded by the coding sequence ATGATGAAGGTTTGGCGTTGTCTATTGTTAATGTTGGCGTTTGTCGCATTTGGAAGTTATGCACAAAGCGTCGAGAAAATAGCACAAGTACAAGATCAGCTGATGCTCGATCTGGCAACACTAGAAACGGCGCACGATGCTGAGAAACCCTTTCTTGAAGATATATTAAGGCGCAAGAACCAAGGCTTGCGCGAAGATATATTCACCCAGTTATCATCCGATAAGAAAGAAGAGCTCAATATTGTTCTTGCTCAGCAGGTTGAACTATTACAAAAATTATTGTCATTGAATGATATTAAAATCGTTTCAATGAGCAAAGAAAACCGTTCGACAGAGGGTGATGCTAAGAAACGTCTTGAGCTTCGTATTCAAAAACGAATCGGGATGATGGATGTTTATTATCAGCAATTAGCTAAGACACTCGATTGGTCAAAAGAGCGTGGTATTGATGTTGCCGTCCCTGAAGCTGATCTCAAAACGGCGCTGGTGGCTCGTTCTAAATATCTGACTAACGCCATTCTTTACACCGATACACAGCGACAAGATCTTGAAGCACGCCTATCTTTCGTGAATGAAGAAGAGAAAGCGGTCATTAAAAAGGAACTGGAACGCTTCAGTGAACGTACCAGTGTTATGGTGGTGAGCTTAGAAGAAACCATCACCTTGATGGAACCGTTTGGCGTCGATGTTACCTCTTACAAGCGTGTGCTATTAGCAACGACGGGCGACATTAACGCCGATGTATTGGATGTGGATGTCGCACTAGAGCTATTAGACGGTTGGTTACGTTCGTTCAGCTCATGGGCTTTTGAGAACACCCCTTCTTTTATCGTCAAACTCGCTCTGTTTCTCGGTATTTTGTACGTCACTCGCCTAATTGCTAACGTAGCTCGTAAGACGGTTCGCAAGAGCGTTTCGCACTCTAAGATGGACTTTAGTGTATTGATGCAAGATTTCTTTGTATCAATCGCATCCAAAGCGGTTGTGTTTGTCGGTTTGCTTATCGCCCTATCTCAAATAGGGATCGAGCTAGCACCGCTATTAACCGGTTTCGGTGTCGCGGGTGTCATCATTGGTTTTGCATTGCAAGATACGCTGTCTAACTTCGCGTCTGGCTTGATGATCTTGATTTACCGTCCTTACGATGTTGGTGACATGGTTAAAGTCGCGGGTGTTCAAGGCACAGTAAAAGACATGAGCTTAGTATCGACAACGGTTCAAACTATCGATAACCAACGCTTGGTGATCCCGAACAACAAGATCTGGGGTGACGTTATCAATAACATCACAGCAGAGCGCGTGAGACGTGTGGATATGGTGTTTGGCATCGGTTATTCAGATGACATCGATAAAGCGAAAGCTGTATTGAACGACATCATTATTGCGCACCCTCTAGTGCTTAAAAAGCCTGAGCATATGATCAAGCTGCATACCTTGAATACATCTTCTGTAGACTTCGTGGTAAGACCGTGGGTTAAGACAGACGATTACTGGGATGTATATTGGGATGTGACGGAAACTGTGAAGAAACGCTTCGATGAAGAAGGTATCACGATTCCATTCCCGCAACGAGATGTGCATATTTACAATCACGAAGAGAGTTAA
- a CDS encoding succinylglutamate desuccinylase/aspartoacylase family protein, whose protein sequence is MKTEYLGDVLQGRQVIGSLNVEDLQVGEHQFWFQVTSDGLGQPKNMPVSVFKGSQDGPKLMITAGIHGDELNGVLAAQQIIRDLVGKTLKGTVTIVPTVNLSGLLNHSRDFISSDPGSCPANLNRLFPGDAHGLAAERFVASLWERLLKHNATFAVDLHTQTRGAVYPLYVFADYRIEQCLDMARLMQPDCVLNDPGDPGILETVWNRSGIPSITVEVGMGKFTQPDMIQRAVDGVLNMLSYYEMLEVDGLDPLETKQLPSMDWIEGNNVVSIRADIGGFVLPQVELLQSVEQDDLLAIQYDAFGNECRRYHAPSSGRVLSYNVDALREPGALVCRLLS, encoded by the coding sequence ATGAAAACAGAGTACTTAGGCGATGTTTTACAAGGTAGGCAGGTTATTGGCTCCTTGAATGTTGAAGACTTACAGGTTGGAGAGCATCAGTTTTGGTTTCAAGTGACCAGTGATGGACTAGGTCAACCTAAAAACATGCCGGTTTCTGTTTTTAAAGGCAGCCAAGATGGTCCTAAGTTGATGATAACGGCCGGTATTCACGGCGATGAACTGAACGGTGTATTGGCGGCTCAGCAAATTATCAGAGACTTGGTGGGTAAAACACTGAAAGGTACGGTGACAATTGTACCTACGGTGAACTTGTCCGGTTTGCTAAATCACAGTCGTGACTTCATCTCTTCCGATCCGGGTTCATGCCCTGCAAATCTCAACCGCCTCTTTCCCGGTGATGCTCACGGACTAGCGGCAGAGCGCTTTGTTGCGTCACTTTGGGAGCGCTTACTCAAACACAATGCCACCTTCGCCGTTGACCTTCATACCCAAACTCGTGGTGCAGTTTACCCACTTTATGTGTTTGCAGATTATCGCATAGAGCAATGTTTAGACATGGCGAGGCTGATGCAACCCGACTGTGTACTTAATGATCCTGGCGACCCCGGGATTCTTGAAACGGTTTGGAATCGCAGTGGTATACCGAGCATCACTGTCGAAGTAGGGATGGGGAAGTTTACTCAACCTGACATGATTCAAAGAGCGGTAGACGGCGTTTTGAATATGCTCTCCTATTACGAGATGCTAGAGGTCGATGGACTAGATCCGTTAGAGACAAAGCAACTGCCAAGCATGGATTGGATTGAAGGTAACAATGTGGTGTCTATCCGTGCTGATATTGGTGGTTTTGTACTGCCTCAGGTTGAGCTTTTGCAAAGCGTGGAGCAAGATGACCTGTTAGCCATTCAATATGATGCGTTCGGCAATGAATGTCGTCGTTATCATGCGCCATCTTCTGGTCGTGTACTTAGTTATAACGTGGATGCATTAAGAGAACCGGGTGCTTTGGTGTGCCGCTTATTGAGCTAG
- a CDS encoding LysR family transcriptional regulator: protein MLRSFVAVATHRSFSRAAKELHTVQPAISRHITSLEDELGVKLFFRTSREVTITAAGSRLLQDALPLIEQTESTKQAVIQAASGVVGSLKIGYLGGATLGFLPALVRNYLQHNPNIDVGLYEMTVSEQIEALEKHDIDIAFSRVLPAGFEDSYISTNIYTDKLVAAVSITHPLANQDEINLSELNNDPFVLFERDQAVGLFDSIITQCQMSGFSPNIKKQPSQMQAVLTQVAAGLGVTIVPYSIKDLRCDECSFLSLKSNQAIDSKPVEIPLVMTHHRHTLSPTARLFADLVYSEINNIRRKMT from the coding sequence GTGCTTCGTAGTTTTGTGGCCGTAGCAACACACCGTAGTTTTTCGAGGGCAGCAAAAGAGCTGCATACGGTGCAGCCTGCTATTAGTCGCCACATTACCAGCCTTGAAGATGAGTTGGGTGTTAAGCTTTTCTTCCGCACATCGCGAGAAGTTACGATTACCGCTGCGGGTTCAAGGTTGTTGCAAGATGCGCTCCCTCTGATTGAACAGACAGAGAGCACCAAACAAGCCGTCATCCAAGCCGCCTCAGGTGTGGTAGGTAGCCTCAAGATAGGTTATCTAGGAGGAGCAACGCTCGGCTTTCTTCCTGCTTTAGTTCGAAACTATCTCCAACATAATCCAAATATCGATGTCGGTTTGTATGAAATGACCGTGTCTGAGCAAATTGAAGCGCTTGAGAAACATGACATTGATATCGCTTTCTCGCGCGTTTTGCCTGCTGGTTTCGAAGATAGCTACATATCGACCAATATTTACACCGACAAGCTGGTGGCAGCGGTTTCTATCACGCATCCTTTAGCAAATCAGGATGAAATCAATCTCAGCGAACTCAATAATGATCCTTTTGTTTTGTTCGAGCGCGATCAGGCTGTTGGGCTATTTGACTCGATCATTACTCAGTGTCAAATGTCAGGCTTCTCACCCAACATCAAGAAACAGCCGAGTCAGATGCAGGCCGTACTTACTCAGGTTGCTGCAGGGCTAGGGGTGACTATTGTGCCTTATTCGATAAAAGACCTTAGGTGCGATGAATGTTCATTCCTGTCTCTTAAATCCAATCAAGCTATTGACTCAAAGCCCGTTGAGATCCCTTTGGTCATGACGCATCACCGCCATACACTCTCCCCAACGGCTCGACTGTTTGCCGATCTTGTATACAGCGAGATTAATAATATCCGTCGTAAAATGACCTAA
- a CDS encoding glutaredoxin domain-containing protein, whose amino-acid sequence MKKPVKITLYRWAGSWGPFKVNIPCGECTLTKDILKDTFENELADVDVELEVKDWLSHWWEPLKLGSWHAPILVVEGKVVSQGEALNRGVLVQSVIKEWTKRDSLKGNIVYGKATCPFCVKAKKMLDEAGVEYTYHDVVKDSAALYRMIPEVKAHIGEKTPVTVPQIWLDGKYIGGADNLEAWMKENGLDSIPNNVVDLSNQSAS is encoded by the coding sequence ATGAAGAAACCAGTCAAGATTACACTATACCGTTGGGCAGGCAGCTGGGGTCCATTTAAAGTAAACATCCCATGTGGAGAATGTACCCTTACCAAAGACATTCTTAAGGATACTTTTGAGAATGAATTGGCTGATGTTGATGTCGAACTAGAAGTGAAAGATTGGTTATCTCACTGGTGGGAACCGCTAAAACTCGGTTCTTGGCATGCGCCTATCCTTGTTGTTGAAGGCAAGGTTGTTAGCCAAGGTGAAGCACTCAATCGTGGTGTATTGGTTCAATCCGTAATCAAAGAGTGGACTAAACGAGACAGCCTAAAGGGTAATATCGTTTATGGTAAAGCGACCTGCCCATTCTGTGTGAAAGCTAAGAAAATGCTGGATGAAGCGGGTGTCGAGTATACCTATCACGATGTCGTTAAAGACAGTGCTGCCCTATACCGAATGATTCCAGAAGTGAAAGCACACATTGGTGAAAAAACACCAGTTACTGTGCCTCAGATCTGGCTTGATGGTAAATACATTGGCGGAGCAGACAACTTGGAAGCATGGATGAAAGAAAATGGTCTAGATTCCATTCCAAACAATGTAGTCGACTTATCCAATCAATCGGCAAGCTGA